A single Salmo trutta chromosome 14, fSalTru1.1, whole genome shotgun sequence DNA region contains:
- the LOC115147919 gene encoding bromodomain-containing protein 4, whose translation MGDGLEAGSSLDPAPRSLSCNPSPPETWNPARPKRQTNQLQYLLKVLLKTLWKHHFSWPFQAPVDAIKLSLPDYYQIIKVPMDMGTIKKRLENSYYWNAQECIQDFNTMFTNCYIYNKPGDDIVLMAEALEKMFLQKISEMPQEETEIPMVTKGRRAAQREAGFLSKSDSGQDSSPSSTPHTRGFSSPSPGPQTRGLPVSQGPPTLPLALPPQTHPPRVPPTPPSHAPQLGPPFPVSPLDVLAQGLTHVPHQPPAHPGLHPAAPPILQSIAPPAKQRKSQKRKADTTTPSANDQLSESSPVATEPPRPRRESSNRPLKQPKREPAQPDSQHHLGLGGGVPGGGALTSHSGSPKRQEQLLFCGSLIRDMLSKKHIAYAWPFYKPVDAHALGLHDYHIIIKHPMDLGTVKDKLDSRQYRDAQDFAADVRLMFSNCYKYNPPDHDVVNMARKLQDVFEMRFAKMPDELEETAPLPSPALKPIPSPALHPLPAPTLHPLPTPSAKQPPAPRPPSSSDDSSSSSESESSEGGLEHERTQRLAELQEQLKAVHEQLAALSTPQATKPKRKEREKEKKNKDKYKKKIGGEEPPEIPPPAILQPIRKSKNSKEPVTMPKKIKKPSKKESMKNSRPGAPHQTGSTPLAPSASLEAEDDTSVFVGGAADRCKPMSYEEKRQLSLDINKLPGDKLGRVVHIIQSREPSLKNTNPDEIEIDFETLKPSTLRELEKYVWTSLRKKKKSQPAVEKALEVTSVMKMKTGSSSGSSDSSDSDNTGLAPQQQKSSSSNIYSKRPHQSSRGRVSITAPLDPSSPQTPLVQSKPPQQQHQHPFAPPPPSSIPTVPVTSLDSSLPFDPLAHFLAPHLSQQVGEPPRNELGAPAAGPPHLNATNTHTHPATHTSESTQPFLSHQAVMPSIMLSPALHNALPQQPSRPSNRAAPKPPQLPIPQPSLPRPCVPSPPTPHGILGVSAQPPQALFEDDEEAVPTHSETPPLPLSQVHMYLQSSRPPAHIHPHTQSPERVQSQLMSRPPAHTQSPGRVQSRPLAHTQSPGRVQSRPLAHTQSPGRAQSRPPAHTQSPGRAQSRPPAHTQSPGRVQSQLMQAMQTQSQAAAAPTQQQQRLATHPHSHPHTHAHSHAHTHMQQAGQGMSFPQQQSTMHPAQKGLKQILHPQPSPRIKTEPFNTGPLRESPSPLMIHSPQMPQFPPMRQSPSQPKKPNQRVKEEKPLPSPVLPPSPFSPGQRHHKPQDNKHTHRSDVKLLDGSRPGLRLPDSPAPPPSHQDSKLKQEAKTPITAKKTQDVKLKNMGSWASLAQRSQSTPASAVRSSSDSFEQFRRAAREKEREKQLKAQAEQARREQEKLRSRDDEDSVEQQGRGRVQEDSRRRQEQLSPQAPTPPASTPPADSPQAPPTQQATPPPSAAAQNAMDQQRELARRREQERRRREAMADTIDINFQSDLMAIFEENLF comes from the exons ATGGGAGACGGCCTGGAGGCGGGCAGCAGCCTAGATCCCGCCCCCCGCTCCCTCTCCTGTAACCCCTCGCCCCCCGAGACATGGAACCCCGCGAGGCCTAAACGACAGACCAACCAGCtacag TACCTGTTGAAGGTGCTGTTGAAGACGCTGTGGAAACATCACTTCTCATGGCCCTTCCAGGCTCCCGTAGATGCCATCAAACTCAGCCTGCCt gattACTATCAGATCATCAAGGTTCCTATGGACATGGGGACCATCAAGAAGAGACTGGAGAACAGCTACTATTGGAACGCCCAGGAATGTATACAGGACTTCAACACCATGTTCACCAACTGTTACATCTACAACAAg cctggTGACGACATAGTGTTGATGGCAGAGGCTCTAGAGAAGATGTTTCTTCAGAAGATCTCTGAGATGCCCCAGGAGGAGACTGAGATCCCCATGGTTACCAAGGGGCGAAGGGCGGCGCAGAGAGAAGCAG gTTTCCTGTCTAAGTCTGACTCCGGCCAGGATtcatctccctcctccaccccccacacCCGAGGTTTCTCCTCCCCGTCGCCGGGCCCTCAGACTCGGGGTCTCCCCGTATCCCAGGggccccccaccctccccctcgCCCTCCCCCCTCAGACCCATCCCCCCCGCgttccccccacccctccctcccatgCCCCCCAGCTGGGACCCCCCTTCCCCGTCAGCCCTCTGGATGTCCTGGCCCAGGGCCTCACCCACGTACCCCACCAGCCCCCAGCCCACCCAGGCCTTCACCCTGCTGCCCCACCCATCCTCCAGAGCATCGCACCCCCAGCTAAG CAGAGGAAGAGCCAGAAGAGGAAGGCTGACACCACCACGCCCAGCGCCAACGACCAGCTCAGCGAGTCGTCTCCCGTGGCGACGGAGCCCCCCCGCCCCCGCCGCGAGAGCAGTAACCGCCCCCTGAAGCAGCCCAAACGAGAGCCCGCCCAGCCCGACTCCCAGCACCACCTGGGGCTAGGCGGGGGGGTCCCTGGGGGCGGAGCGTTAACGAGTCATAGCGGGAGCCCCAAGCGCCAG gAGCAGCTGCTGTTCTGTGGGAGTCTGATCAGAGACATGTTGTCTAAGAAACACATTGCGTACGCGTGGCCGTTCTACAAGCCTGTCGACGCGCACGCCCTCGGCCTCCACGACTACCACATCATCATCAAACACCCTATGGACCTCGGAACCGTCAAG GATAAGCTGGACAGCAGGCAGTACAGAGATGCTCAGGACTTTGCTGCTGATGTCCGGTTGATGTTCTCCAACTGTTACAAATACAACCCCCCAGACCATGACGTGGTCAATATGGCACGCAAACTACAG gacGTATTTGAGATGCGCTTTGCCAAAATGCCAGACGAGCTTGAGGAGAcggcccccctcccctccccagccctcAAACCCatcccctcccctgccctccaccccctccctgcccccaccctccaccccctccccaccccctcaGCCAAACAGCCCCCTGCCCCccgacccccctcctcctccgatGACAGCTCCTCCTCGTCGGAATCAGAATCCTCCGAGGGAGGTTTGGAACACGAGAGAACACAGAGACTGGCTGAGCTACAGGAACag CTCAAAGCTGTTCACGAACAGCTGGCCGCTCTGTCCACGCCCCAGGCCACCAAGCccaagagaaaagagagggagaaggagaagaagaataaAGACAAGTACAAGAAGAAGATAGGAGGGGAGGAGCCACCGGAGATCCCTCCCCCTGCCATcctccagccaatcagaaagagCAAAAACAGCAAGGAGCCGGTGACCATGCCCAAGAAGATCAAGAAACCGAG tAAAAAAGAAAGTATGAAGAACAGTCGTCCGGGCGCCCCACATCAGACCGGCTCCACCCCCCTTGCCCCCTCAGCCTCGCTGGAGGCAGAAGATGAcacga GTGTGTTTGTGGGCGGGGCAGCTGACAGGTGTAAGCCAATGTCCTACGAGGAGAAACGCCAGCTCAGTCTGGACATCAATAAACTGCCCGGCGACAAGCTTGGCCGCGTCGTCCACATCATCCAATCACGAGAGCCATCGCTCAAGAACACCAACCCAGACGAGATAGAGATCGACTTTGAGACGCTGAAAccctcgacgctccgagagctggagAAATATGTCTGGACCAGCCTTAGAAAGAAAAAGAAATCCCAGCCag cagtAGAGAAGGCTCTGGAGGTGACCAGTGTGATGAAGATGAAGACGGGATCTTCATCAGGCAGCAGTGACTCCTCTGACAGcgacaacacag ggctggcCCCCCAGCAGCAAAAGTCCTCCTCTAGCAATATATACTCTAAGAGACCCCACCAGTCCAGCAGGGGCAGGGTCAGCATCACTGCCCCTCTGgacccctcctccccccagacCCCCCTAGTTCAATCCAAACCCCCCCAGCAGCAGCATCAACACCCCTtcgccccccctcctccttcctccatccCCACTGTCCCCGTGACCTCTCTGGACTCCTCTTTGCCATTTGACCCCCTAGCTCACTTCCTGGCCCCCCATCTGAGCCAGCAGGTGGGGGAGCCCCCCCGTAATGAACTGGGGGCCCCTGCCGCCGGACCCCCCCACCTCAAcgctaccaacacacacacacacccggccACACACACCTCTGAGAGCACACAGCCCTTCCTCAGCCACCAAGCCGTCATGCCCTCCATCATGCTCTCCCCAG cactccacaaCGCTCTCCCCCAGCAGCCGTCCCGCCCCAGCAACCGAGCGGCCCCCAAACCCCCTcag ctccctattccccaaccctccctccctcgcccttgtgtcccctctccccccaccccccacggAATCCTGGGGGTCTCGGCCCAACCCCCTCAAGCCCTATTTGAGGACGACGAGGAGGCCGTGCCCACTCACTCTGAAACCCCTCCCCTTCCGCTCAGCCAGGTGCACATGTACCTGCAGTCGTCTCGGCCCCCGGCACAcatacacccccacacacagtcTCCTGAGCGGGTCCAGTCTCAGCTCATGTCCCGGCCCCCGGCCCACACACAGTCTCCTGGGCGGGTCCAGTCCCGGCCCCTGGCCCACACACAGTCTCCTGGGCGGGTCCAGTCCCGGCCCCtggcacacacacagtctcctgGGCGGGCCCAGTCCCGGCCCCCAGCCCACACACAGTCTCCTGGGCGGGCCCAGTCCCGGCCCCCGGCCCACACACAGTCTCCTGGGCGGGTCCAGTCTCAGCTCATGCAGGCCATGCAGACTCAGTCACAGGCAGCGGCCGCTCCAACCCAGCAACAGCAGAGGCTCGCAACACATCCTCactcacaccctcacacacacgctcactcacacgctcacacacacatgcagcagGCGGGACAGGGGATGTCGTTCCCCCAGCAACAGAGCACCATGCACCCGGCACAGAAAGGGCTCAAGCAGATACTACATCCACAACCATCACCACGGATCAAAACTGAGCCTTTCAATACAG GTCCTCTGAGGGAGAGCCCCTCCCCTCTGATGATACATTCTCCCCAGATGCCTCAGTTCCCACCAATGAGACAGTCCCCTTCCCAGCCCAAGAAACCT AACCAAAGGGTGAAAGAGGAGAAGCCGCTCCCCTCCCCGGTgctgcccccctcccccttcaGCCCCGGCCAGCGACACCACAAACCACaagacaacaaacacacacaca GATCAGATGTGAAGCTATTGGACGGTTCTCGTCCTGGGCTCCGCCTCCCGGACTCCCCGGCCCCTCCCCCTTCCCATCAGGACAGCAAACTGAAGCAGGAGGCTAAAACTCCCATCACCGCCAAGAAGACACAG GATGTGAAGTTAAAGAACATGGGTTCTTGGGCCAGCTTGGCCCAGCGTTCTCAGTCCACCCCAGCCTCCGCTGTCCGCTCGTCTAGCGACAGCTTCGAACAGTTCCGTCGCGCCGcccgagagaaggagagagagaaacagctaAAAGCACAGGCCGAGCAGgccaggagagagcaggagaaactACG TAGCCGTGACGACGAGGACTCTGTGGAGCAGCAGGGGAGGGGGCGTGTCCAGGAGGACTCTCGCCGTCGCCAGGAGCAACTTTCGCCTCAAGCCCCCACGCCCCCCGCCTCAACCCCTCCCGCCGACTCCCCACAGGCCCCTCCCACTCAACAGGCCACACCCCCACCCTCGGCCGCAGCACAGAACGCCAtggaccagcagagggagctggCGAGACGCCGCGagcaggaaaggaggaggagagaggcg atGGCGGACACCATTGACATTAACTTCCAGAGCGACTTGATGGCCATCTTTGAAGAGAACCTTttctga